The Euphorbia lathyris chromosome 3, ddEupLath1.1, whole genome shotgun sequence genome contains a region encoding:
- the LOC136224712 gene encoding mitochondrial ATPase complex subunit ATP10, translated as MLRLNRLVRHTNNSTKASLLLSQKQHEEKNLFNPLPSSHFFRNNSIRFLEFYKLGNKEAIEKERARLKDEMNRGYFADMAELEKHGGKVSVANKIIVPAMAAIKFPSIDVNFSDGKTLKLPVGNEDNADKSALPKVSLLCLTFRANSQAMIDSWTKPFISEFSDAKNIQLYEVSFIDSWLLRRFLIKKLLLRIMKKSTVDESSSIQKQIVYSFDDHYYFRKELKILNLLTGYVFLLDKFGRIRWQGSGFASEEELFSLLSCTSLLLDEK; from the exons ATGTTGAGACTGAATCGATTAGTAAGGCACACAAATAACTCAACCAAAGCTTCATTACTTCTATCTCAAAAACAACATGAAGAGAAGAACCTCTTCAATCCTCTCCCTTCTTCACATTTCTTCCGAAACAATTCGATTCGCTTCCTCGAGTTTTACAAG TTGGGAAATAAGGAAGCTATTGAGAAAGAGCGTGCCAGGCT TAAAGATGAGATGAATAGGGGATACTTTGCTGATATGGCTGAGCTTGAGAAACATGGTGGTAAG GTTTCAGTGGCAAATAAAATTATAGTTCCAGCAATGGCTGCCATAAAGTTTCCAAGCATTGATGTTAATTTTTCTGATGGTAAAACTCTGAAGTTGCCAGTTGGAAATGAGGATAATGCTGACAAATCCGCTCTTCCTAAAGTATCATTACTGTGTCTTACATTCCGAGCAAATTCTCAG GCGATGATTGACTCCTGGACCAAGCCTTTCATCAGCGAATTTAGTGATGCCAAAAATATTCAGCTGTATGAG GTCTCGTTTATCGATTCGTGGCTCCTACGTCGGTTTCTAATTAAGAAGCTGTTACTTCGAATCATGAAGAAATCAACTGTTGATGAAAGCAGCTCGATCCAGAAGCAAATTGTTTATTCGTTTGACGACCACTATTACTTCAGAAAAGAACTTAAAATATTGAACCTTCTCACTGG GTACGTTTTCCTACTCGACAAATTCGGTAGAATAAGATGGCAAGGCTCCGGATTTGCCTCCGAAGAAGAGTTGTTTTCCCTCCTTTCTTGCACATCATTGCTCCTGGATGAGAAATGA
- the LOC136221901 gene encoding uncharacterized protein, which produces MDIFKYPFHQFLLFMFLLINSSISTTQFKFPKLRKYNYGPKISTIKSDSSKDFVTFFYPQKLDHFNFKPESFTTFKQRYVMNFKYWSGPNTSAPILVFFGAEENIDDDVEYIGFLTDNAPHFKALLLYIEHRYYGKSIPFGSSKEALRNASSLGYFNSAQAIADYAAIIMHVKKKYSAKNSPVIVIGGSYGGMLASWFRLKYPHVALGALASSAPILYFEDLAPKNGYYSVVTKDFKETSESCYEAIRQSWAEIDKVASQPNGLSILSKKFKTCKQLKTSFELKDYLDSIYSEAAQFNDPPYYPVTVVCGGIDGAPKGSDILARIFGGVVAYMNQKSCYDMFSFTSSGLSSIPWRWQTCTELVIPIGHERNTMFQYAPFDMKKFTKECTNLFGVLPQPHWITTYYGGHDIKLILHGFASNIIFSNGLRDPYSSGGVLENISDSIVAISTVNGSHCLDLQEARESDPDWLVMQRKKEIEIIEGWISKYYTDLVHFTK; this is translated from the exons ATGGACATTTTCAAATACCCTTTTCATCAATTTCTTTTGTTCATGTTTTTATTGATCAATTCCTCAATTTCTACTACTCAATTTAAATTTCCAAAGCTTAGAAAATACAATTATGGACCCAAAATTAGTACCATAAAATCTGATTCTTCAAAAGATTTTGTGACATTTTTTTATCCCCAAAAACTTGATCATTTCAATTTCAAGCCAGAAAGTTTTACTACTTTCAAACAAAGATATGTTATGAATTTTAAGTATTGGAGTGGTCCAAATACTAGTGCACCTATCCTTGTGTTTTTTGGTGCAGAAGAAAATATTGATGATGATGTTGAATATATTGGTTTTCTTACTGATAATGCACCTCATTTCAAGGCTCTTCTTCTTTATATTGAG CATCGTTACTATGGAAAATCTATACCATTTGGATCAAGTAAAGAAGCATTAAGAAATGCAAGTTCTCTTGGTTATTTCAACTCAGCTCAAGCAATTGCTGATTATGCTGCTATTATTATGCATGTCAAGAAAAAATATTCTGCAAAAAATTCTCCTGTAATTGTCATTGGTGGATCTTATGGTGGAA TGCTGGCTTCATGGTTTAGGCTAAAATATCCACATGTTGCTCTAGGAGCTCTAGCTTCATCTGCTCCAATTCTCTACTTTGAAGATCTTGCACCAAAGAATGGTTATTATTCTGTTGTCACTAAGGATTTTAAA GAAACAAGTGAAAGTTGCTACGAAGCCATACGACAATCATGGGCAGAGATTGACAAAGTAGCTTCCCAACCTAATGGTCTTTCCATCCTCAGCAAGAAATTCAAGACTTGCAA GCAATTGAAGACCAGTTTTGAGTTGAAGGATTACTTGGACTCAATATACTCAGAAGCAGCACAGTTTAATGATCCACCTTATTATCCAGTTACAGTAGTGTGTGGTGGAATTGATGGAGCACCTAAAGGAAGTGATATTCTTGCCAGAATATTTGGTGGTGTTGTTGCTTATATGAATCAAAAATCATGCTATGACATGTTTTCCTTTACTTCTTCTGGTTTATCATCTATTCCATGGAGATGGCag ACATGTACCGAGTTGGTGATCCCGATAGGGCATGAAAGAAATACAATGTTTCAATATGCACCCTTTGATATGAAGAAATTCACAAAAGAGTGCACCAATTTATTTGGTGTTCTACCTCAGCCTCATTGGATCACTACTTATTATGGAGGCcat GATATAAAACTGATTCTGCACGGATTTGCTAGCAACATTATCTTCTCAAATGGCCTCAGAGATCCTTATAGCAGTGGAgg GGTTTTGGAGAATATTTCAGATAGTATTGTTGCAATTTCTACGGTTAATG GATCACATTGCTTGGATCTACAGGAAGCAAGGGAAAGTGATCCAGATTGGTTGGTGAtgcaaagaaagaaagaaatagagATAATTGAAGGCTGGATTTCCAAATATTACACTGATTTAGTTCACTTCACCAAATGA